In the genome of Mytilus edulis chromosome 3, xbMytEdul2.2, whole genome shotgun sequence, one region contains:
- the LOC139517453 gene encoding E3 ubiquitin-protein ligase TRIM56-like produces the protein MNKMLRAEDVKEEFLLCCICTKDFDEDLHVPRVLPCLHTFCQSCLRKMLKGEVLPCPMCKTEYLLPSEGIYVFPKDATRRNLIEFLRVRKRSSDIICKDCPDDNIASEFCKECYIFMCLECTRAHRRSLASRNHAVLSVEQLQKQGPEIFKRRLKCNKQGHEGQHLSFYCAKKGCEKMICTSCTVCDHDKNRGHIIQNMNDVHVEKKHELDKIFRMLEEDVKIAKELHKQTEQEMVNLDIKEFEVEQELDDAVKRCHDMIERRREDLREKVAILTDAKKSSLRARAEQLESFIQGVTGAREFSENIMTHTDVSEFVPLHTTLYRRLKVLTKHHVKKTMQIESPAFEPTRMEGDFHRFVKGMGNVTTVTHNKQLCTTRGHSDVSLASLRNTQAEGDVRHGEITCPNITFDSNTVHQYRDVSEDGKTLKNQSIGGQRLIGSNERRLKNYRGAISSRPLKGPGKFYFEVLVDFQITKPLDNVNFVFEIGFSRRHDVDIGHYVYDQSTAWSFCAQQCDEHKQLCQWCRHNGRNLAHAPLSSASAGTVSQNTYGFLLETEQKRITVYDCTFKKKFYTFHNVDVSRPIWPVFGCHWPSKVKIDITLKTGADIVSIPNYMRTSSTMA, from the exons ATGAACAAAATGCTTCGAGCAGAAGACGTTAAAGAAGAATTTCTTCTGTGCTGTATTTGCACAAAAGATTTTGATGAGGATTTGCATGTTCCTAGagttttaccatgtttacacacATTTTGTCAAAGCTGTTTGAGGAAAATGTTAAAAGGGGAAGTATTGCCATGCCCAATGTGTAAAACAGAGTATCTCCTACCAAGTGAGGGTATATATGTGTTCCCGAAAGACGCTACCCGTAGAAATCTTATTGAGTTTTTACGCGTGCGTAAGCGATCGTCTGATATCATTTGCAAAGACTGTCCCGACGATAATATTGCTTCAGAGTTCTGTAAAGAGTGTTACATTTTTATGTGTCTTGAATGCACTCGTGCTCACAGACGAAGTTTAGCATCTAGAAACCATGCAGTTTTATCTGTAGAACAACTTCAGAAACAAGGACCAGAAATATTCAAAAGGAGATTAAAATGCAATAAGCAGGGTCATGAAGGTCAGCACTTAAGTTTTTATTGTGCAAAGAAAGGGTGTGAAAAGATGATATGTACCTCTTGTACAGTCTGTGATCATGATAAAAACAGGGGTCATATCATTCAAAATATGAACGATGTCCATGTGGAAAAGAAGCACGAACTTGATAAAATATTTCGTATGCTCGAAGAAGACGTAAAAATTGCAAAGGAGCTCCATAAACAAACAGAACAGGAAATGGTAAATTTAGACATTAAAGAATTTGAAGTAGAACAGGAACTAGATGATGCCGTCAAACGATGTCACGATATGATTGAGCGAAGGCGAGAAGACCTGCGGGAAAAGGTAGCAATATTAACTGATGCTAAAAAGTCATCTTTACGAGCACGAGCTGAACAACTTGAAAGTTTCATTCAAGGCGTAACAGGGGCTAGAGAATTCTCAGAAAATATAATGACTCATACTGACGTCTCAGAATTTGTACCCTTACACACTACTTTATACAGACGACTCAAAGTTCTTACGAAACACCACGTTAAAAAGACAATGCAGATAGAATCACCTGCATTTGAGCCAACAAGAATGGAGGGAGATTTTCATAGATTTGTGAAAGGAATGGGAAATGTTACAACCGTTACACACAACAAACAACTATGTACAACACGTGGTCATTCTGATGTCAGCTTAGCATCACTCAGAAATACACAAG ctgAAGGAGACGTTCGACATGGTGAAATAACAT GTCCAAACATCACTTTTGATTCTAACACAGTCCATCAATATAGAGATGTAAGCGAAGACGGCAAGACTTTAAAAAATCAATCCATTGGTGGACAAAGATTAATTGGATCTAATGAGAGACGATTGAAAAATTATAGGGGAGCTATTAGTAGCCGACCACTGAAAGGACCaggaaagttttattttgaagttCTTGTCGATTTTCAAATCACCAAGCCCTTAGACAATGTAAACTTTGTATTTGAAATTGGTTTCAGTCGCCGACACGACGTAGACATTGGACATTATGTCTATGACCAGAGTACAGCATGGTCATTTTGTGCGCAGCAATGTGATGAACATAAACAGTTGTGTCAGTGGTGTCGACATAATGGACGTAACCTTGCACACGCGCCTCTGTCGTCTGCTTCTGCGGGAACTGTTAGTCAGAACACCTATGGTTTTCTTTTAGAAACCGAACAGAAAAGAATAACAGTCTATGACTGTACCTTCAAGAAGAAGTTTTATACATTTCACAATGTTGACGTTTCACGTCCTATTTGGCCAGTGTTTGGTTGTCATTGGCCTAGCAAGGTCAAAATAGACATCACACTGAAAACAGGTGCAGATATTGTTTCTATTCCGAATTATATGCGAACTTCTTCAACCATGGCGTAA